DNA from Tripterygium wilfordii isolate XIE 37 chromosome 4, ASM1340144v1, whole genome shotgun sequence:
GCCAAAAAGGCATAAGTATCTTTTTCATGAACAAAAACTTCGAATTAGATCAGTTGAGAAAGTTGATAAAGAAAATTTGGATTAATCGCGATAAAAAAAGCTAATCAGTTTTTGGTATTCCCTCCACCCCACAGTCCCATCCCCCTTTTCCTGGTTGCtcatagaaaaaagaaaacaaagcttATCAATTCAGTGGCATGGGAGCAAAGAGTAGAAAAATACTGAACTTATAAAAGAATAACAGAAGCAGACCTGCCATTTTGCGGTGCCTAAAGCAGTTTGCAGCTCCCTAGAGAGTTCATCGAAATGCTCTGGAGTGAtcccttctctcctctctcttaacCACATCCTGTATGTCGATTGCATACTGCGAGAATAACATAAGCAAAGAGAAAAGGCCTTCAAATTAAAATTCAtaatcaaaacaataaaaaaaatgtttccaCTAAACTAATGATGTtccataaaaagaaaagaaactagTAGTCAGTTGTAGCATTTGTTTAGGCCCTTTAGGGAGATGGCAATACAAGAATCCTTTAGTAATTGCATGTACAATACAAAAGAAGATATTctcataaaaaaattcaaaccttcTTGAAGGCGGGAAGGAGGGTCTTAAGATTTCAGGAAGATAATCTCCCAGAAATGGACTAGCAACAAAGCATAATTGCGCATGCAATGTACAAAAACACCAGGGGAATCATACAGCTTGAATATCATTTCATAGGGTACACCTACTTCTTTCTAGGGTTCCAATGTTTTAGATTACATAGTATCAGACCCAAAGACTAGCAGCCAAAATAATAATCAGTTACATTCCTATACAACTGAGTGTTTCTAAAGAACTACGTCACTATTCTCATAATTCTGAACAAATCAAAATGCCACATACACGCAAAACAATCAACAAAGTGAACAAGTACTAAACTAACCATACAGCAGGCTCAGGATCTTCAACAGCGAGAAAATACAGCAAATTCATGAAAGCAATGCAAAAGCCAACCAGGTTTTGGCTGTCAATTCAATAAGATACATCCAACCATTAATAGTTCATGACCATAATATCTACATAAAGAAAACATTAAAATGGAAGGATTCATCACATACCCAGAGCATATACAGGAAGAAAATCCGACATGAGTCCTTATATTCATAAGGTAAAAGGCATCTTGACCCATGTCACCAAAACACTTAAACTTGCAATTTAAGCCgcaattgagaaaaaaaatctagcaaaaaaaaacaaaacccgaAAAAAACCTGCATAGACAATATGTACGCTACAGAAACCAATGAAATGAAGAAATGATACATACACATCCGCAGATTCCTGAACCTCCTCGGCCGCAGAGAAGAAAGCGTCCTTTTGCCACAGATCAAAACTGTTCAAAACCATCATCTCGACCAAACAAAAAGAACAGCAACAATATCAAATCCGTccaagcaaaagaaagaaaaccaaaaattgTTATTGCGGCTTGGACGGATTCTGCAGATGCACTAAGCTTCAATCCTCTCTCCTCTTCCGTTACCCCCTCagattctcttctcttcctctgtGTTACACAGAAGCaaagaaggaagagagagaaagaaaagtaaagcaaggaaagggaagagagaaagaaatgagaGAGACGTATAAGCAAATCTCTCCTCCTCTGAAAACGTTTAAACTctcaaattaaatttttaaaaaaattacatattcacaACCAATACATACAAATTTTTCTAATAAGATTCATTATTAAAGAGTTTTATCAAATAAATCttcattccattatttttttcaatagaatattttaattttattatttttttaataaaattttaaaaataaatgaatttagaactaaaataatgaattttatattatattttaaaaaacaatagaatctatattaaaacaatatattctGAGATAAAAgactgaaaataaaattaactatttcatttattaaattaataaaataaacatgTTAAAATCCCATGAATCATCAAACTAACgagttacatgtcattttgaTAACAAAGTGAAATAATACAAAAACAGAGGTGGTGGCGTGTGGGCTGCTTATTGGGCACAGCCAGAGCTATATGTTATTGGCCAGCCCGGTCAGTCGGTCACCACCATATAAGGGTCCCACTTAAGCacctaaaaaaaatccaacttgGTGGACTGAGTGATTATTATTTTAATCCGGATCCACCGTGAAATAATCCACCAGAGCTTAAACTTACCTCAAAATAATTCTTAAAAAATGTTACTAAAAATAACCACTTACGTGAAGGACTATAATTAAAGAGGATATGACAAAAGTCTCGGAAATATATACATGGCCCTCATGTAAAGGATTTTAATTCTTtccataaatttattttaaggaGGATTAAAATTAAAGACGATATCAATCTTTAGAATACAAATCCTGGTAATGTACGCAAGGCGTGTATCTGTTATGGATGAAATCTCATATGGATTAGGCAACGCCCAACCAATGGGTTAATAAAGTCAAAGCCCATCATTAATATGCAATAAGATCTTTTTCCAAACCTACTGAGTTAGGCTTTAACCCATTAATAGTTGAGTTTTAACCCAATGAATTTGTAACATTTACCTATTGTAGTTAGGCTTGAGGAACAAAGCCATGTGGGCATGATGATATTCTCGGAAACTGGACAATCCCAAGTAGGCAATGTGATCGACATATATAAGAGTGAATTTTCTGATAGTACTAACATATGAATTAAGTACTAATCCCATATCAAATATGGCACTTCCATTGTAAGAAGTTTACTTATGTGTTTGGCATACTCTATtgaaatatgtatataaatttttaaaaaataagttaAGTGCGAGTATTTGGTATGCCATAGTGAATCCTTAACCATTACCCTTATCACACTCGTTATCAAGACCCATTAAAAATTTGTAAATAAAGAAACAGTTGGGGCACAACAAACAAATTGAATTATCAATTCAATATGATGATAATGATTGATGAAATTAAATGGTCCAACTCACCACCTCACTCAACCACCTCTTTAACCACCAGAGCTATTCCTTGTTGCACTACCACTATAAAATAACAACTAATTTGTTGTCTCTTTGTCCACTTGCCTAATAATGCCTCTCTACAACACTCCAACAAACACACATggttttgttttggtttctgcTTAATTTAATTTGGTTGTTAATGGCCACACACCTTCAACTATTGCTGATTCTGAAAGCAAGTTGTTGATGTAGAGTACACAACAAATCTCAGTATCCACACATTTTCTTCCaccacaaaactttaaaaaaaaaaactgtttctGTGCTTGTTGACTCCACATTTAAAAGCAATTCCATGCTGCTTCTGCTCTTCAGCTTCCCTCTTCAATATTCTAGTTCTAGTGGGTTGTGTGAAACATGATGAACCATGGATTGCATCATAGATAGCCATAGAAAAAGGCGAAAAGAGCTGACCTTAATCGCTCATCGTGCATTTGGATAATTCATTTTCCAGCAACTTGAGACCAGCATCACAGGAATTTAAAATAGAGGAGATTATCTTGCTTTGACGATCTTTGAACTCTAATGCCAGCATTACATCCCAATTCAGGTTTTCTCTGCAGTAATGACATAAAACCCTcataagtaaaaaataaataaattatttcctTAATTTGATACCCTGAGCTTGCTCGCCAAGGATATAATTAATTACCTGTTGACAACATCTGCGTCAGTGTCTCCGAGATTCTCCATCATGCTGCTGAAAGTCGACTGGAGGTCTTCAAGAACTTCAATTTCGATTTTCAACTTTGCTTGgagctgaaaaaaaaatttaaaaaaaaaattggaaagtcTAAATCTCAAGCCAAAGGCTAATGCCTCGAGGGCATTAATATGTCACGATGAATAAATAGAAGAAACTAAAACTTACACACGTCTCAGTGTGCAGCATGGCGCCTCGAGCTCTCCTTAGGTAGTCCAACAAGGGGGATGGCAAGCCATAATAGAACATATCATGGTTTTTTGAAAGCCAAGTACCCCTTACCATGTGATTGCTCCAGTTGGACAAGGGACTGGCCTCAACACAATCAACCTGATCAATGTCAATATCTGCAACGTAAAAAAAAGATGGACTAAGCAATAATTTAAACATCAACACCTAGTGTATGTGTGTGTCCCAGCAGAGCATGTGCTTGTTAAAAGTATAAGGAAAAGTCTGAAAATTGACCAAATAGATTTATAAATTACCAAGTGGTAAAGCAAGAAATTTACCAAGTGGAATTACATCATAGGGGTTGTCTCCTTCTGGTAAAAAACCATAAAATGTAGTAAGATGTGAACTAGACAAGTTCCCATAGCTAAGAAAGCATTGTTCTCCTGCACGGCAAGGCCTTGAcaaaggaaatttgagagaatttGTCGCAGAATCTACTCTGCCATAATTAAGTATGTGCGGACATAACTGTAGAGgaacaacaaaagaagaacaagagacATACAACATCATCATAAAATGAGCGGTAAGTACATGAATGACCACAAAAAAGGCCCTAGCACTCAAGGTAAAGATTAACTAACAAGGGAAAAAGGCCCAGATAAAATaagcaaataaataatttaGCTACTGTCTTTATTTTAGAGGCAGACAATTTTGATGCAATGAAAAGAATTATACAAAAAGTGGAGCAGTCTAATGGTAAACAACACTCTATATTTTTGTAAGCTTTATAGAGATATAACGACTGAGCTATTGTTCTCCATCTCAATGTAccataacttctttttttttcgtcTTTTTTCTCAAGCACTATTTCCAAAAAGTTTAGTAGCAGATGCCATTTACATTGGGAGCTAACCATgtagataaagaaaaagaatagcGTACTGAATGGTTAAGGAAGCCTGCAATAGGAATCAAGCACGTCCTTAGCTTTCCCTCAGCAAACATAACTTTCATGCTGTTAGAGTACCAGAGTTCACAGGCCCATAAGAACTCCTCCCATGTGTAAAGTGTTGGTGGAAATATATCAGGATGATTTTTGCATAATTGAGGAACCAGCTCATCATATTGTGTGCGCAAGTGCTGTAAAATGAAGAAAGGAATGTAAATATCATACTTTTGTCCTTTCATGTACTTCAGTCCATATAATTAGAATTCTCTGCAGTCACATATGATGAAATTATACTCATTATGAAAGTTGGGGATCACCCTCCACCTGAGGTGGTCTGAACCATAGACAACCCCTACCAACTGGCAGCAGTAGAAAGAAGGGTAATATATGTGATTTCTCCATGAACACTTGATATACAGTCTATCGCTTAAGTTAGCTATGGCAAGGAGATAAGAACTCTTTTATTACAAAGTTACTTTTAGTTATAAAACTCAAATATTCTGTCGAATCCCAATATGATGCCATGGGGTGCCATTTAGGTAAGAAACAGTTCATAATTCACATGGCAAAAGCAGGTAACCCCTTAACTAAGGTAACTCCTCGTACACATGGCCCTCATTAACAAACGCCAATCCTAATTATTGGTTATAAAGTGTAGGTTCTCGAAGACAACGCACATCCTGTTGATAAAAGATATAGATTGCATTAGTATAAGGATGGTTATTTCTTGAAAGAAATTCACAAGAATGGCTATTGACATTCGATTAAATCATGGATTGGTAAATCAAGAACGACAATGTAAAAGATGGGAAACTCATCCGACAACATGGATTATGGATACTCAATTACCAAAAAGCTATTATCCCTTGAGAGAGCAAACAAAAATGTCAAGTAGGTTGAGAGATAAATGGTACAGGATGGCTAGATAACCTCTTTTGCTTGCATTATCTCTTCTAATAACAGGGTTCCATCCAAAGCCATGATCGCATCAACTCCAAAGCTTAACCCTATTGTGATTAAAATATAAAGTCAATCACGAAGTACAGTCAGAAATAGGCATATAAGAACCTTTTTTCCAGAGCAACCACTCAAAGGATATCCTAAACTACGAGCAAATGGAAACATATTCAAGATTATTTACATAAATTCCTCTCCAACATATTGATGGTTCCTTTCCACTTATTATATCTTCTTAAATAACCATTTATCAGCATCAACAATTACATCCACTTAGTATATCTTCTTAAAAAAACCATTTATCAGCATCGACAATTATATGCAGCAACCATTTGTATGTTGCATATTGCTTATGTTAAGAACAGCAACAATAGAACTTGGAGCATCCTAACCCACCAAgacaattaagatattattaACCAACATCCCACAAATTCTCATTTCAATCCAAGAAGAGTTATATCATAAGTGCTTGATGCATGATGTTCAAACTTGAAACAATGATACAAGTTTaagtaaaagaaacaaataatcaTTCCCATAATTCACAATGAAtacattttaaaaataacaacCTGGTAATAGATAAGTCCTTTTTCATTCTCAAATTACGGGTCTGGTCTAAAATTCAGTGATCCATATTATGTTGAAGAAACAAGAAACTATAACTCATACAGGAAGAACCCGTCTATTTCAGTGCTCTTTGAAATTAATTACAGACATTTCTAGATTAGATGCTCACTGAAAAAGTATGAGGGGCGTACCTGTATTGAAATTTTCAGGAAGAGTATCAAAGTACATCTTGAATTTTGAGCTACAATTATGCTTCTCCTTCATGCTCCACAGCAACAACATAGTCTCCGAGGATATTCCATCAATCTTCTCCAACACATTATACTAGAAGCAAATGATGTAAGGAAAGACCACTTCTATTTGCCTTATTGTTAAGAATCCATATTAAAAACCAACTTTTGCTAGAAcctaattcaaaaaataaatggtTTTGAAAAAGGAAGCATTATTAATTAATCTTTACGAACAAGGAAGATGCATGGTCAGCTCATATAAACAAATGCATAAGAAAATTAATTCTTGGCTCATCAATAAAGATTTCACAACTATTTTTTATTCAGTTAAGAATCTTTTCTtcgtcttttttttccttccttctgAAATGCGAAAGAATTTTTATTCACCACTCATTTATTATTCAGTTAAACATGCATATGCCATATGGCATCCAATTTTTGTGTCTTATTTTTTGCATCTTCCGTCATTTCAAGCATAATCCAAAGGAGTTTAATCCATTCAAGACCTATTTGAGACTGATATTAAGGAGGTGCAACTGAGGTACTACCACCACCAAATATCTTTCTTATGTCACGTCTACAGTTTTAGATATCAAACAGGAGGTTTTGGAGTATAAAGCAGAAGATTATTTACCTACAATAGTAATGAAAACCTTTGAAAGGCATTTGACAGGAATTTAAATTAAAAGTTCATGAATTGGGTGCTTCTACCATCAAGCTGTTAGCAATTCAGCAATACCAAGATAAAAAAGAGTTAGAAGAAAATCTTATCCTTTTTTTCAAGAAAGATGAAGCATACCTACCATGTCAGATTTGTACACAAGTTCTTCAGAGATGATGATGGACACAGGGACTTCCAGCGCAACATCTCCAACTTTCAGATCTTCAGTCACAATGGCTCCTCTACCAGCTCCTTTGACATCTATTCATTAATGGAGTGTAAGAAATACAATGAGGAGAAGGTTAGATTTCCTTTACTTGATAATTTGTCTTCCTAAAGATTAGTCACAAGCAATATATAATAGCATCTTCAATCTTGAGCTCGCCATTGTGAAAACGAAAACGAGGGGAGGGGGATTTAGGTGTTTCTGAAGCAAGCGAAACAACACAACAAAACCTTTGACATGGAAACTCACAGGCTATCTCCAACCTTGTTTTCAAGCCATTGTTTTCTCCCCACTGTACTAGACACTTTTCCTTGTCACAACTATAGCTTCTATCAAAACTGGTCTGTCGACTGAATTTGTCCCCAACTTCTTGGAGCTTaaaaccaatttcattttgcAAATCTCGCAAGACATCCATTTCCATGTGCTTTTCATTGGAAAGCATGTTCTTCACAAGTGAAAGAATTGAATTGAGAGCCTCCACCTCATTCTTGACACTGTAAAATTTCACTGATGAAGATACATCGACTTCGCTAAAGTATAACTCTACCTGCATTTCGTAAAATCCATTACATGAAACATTAAATGCACATTCACATAGCATACTGTAAAAATATAAAACGATTTATTTCATCAT
Protein-coding regions in this window:
- the LOC119996068 gene encoding uncharacterized protein LOC119996068, which produces MQNDKLCSLCKAMETNDGCVIVIELNKDDPLFNKKKSLLHNRGFKTKEYIPLNRSECHESISDTLEKMLQIARIISLNEVELYFSEVDVSSSVKFYSVKNEVEALNSILSLVKNMLSNEKHMEMDVLRDLQNEIGFKLQEVGDKFSRQTSFDRSYSCDKEKCLVQWGENNGLKTRLEIAYVKGAGRGAIVTEDLKVGDVALEVPVSIIISEELVYKSDMYNVLEKIDGISSETMLLLWSMKEKHNCSSKFKMYFDTLPENFNTGLSFGVDAIMALDGTLLLEEIMQAKEHLRTQYDELVPQLCKNHPDIFPPTLYTWEEFLWACELWYSNSMKVMFAEGKLRTCLIPIAGFLNHSLCPHILNYGRVDSATNSLKFPLSRPCRAGEQCFLSYGNLSSSHLTTFYGFLPEGDNPYDVIPLDIDIDQVDCVEASPLSNWSNHMVRGTWLSKNHDMFYYGLPSPLLDYLRRARGAMLHTETCLQAKLKIEIEVLEDLQSTFSSMMENLGDTDADVVNRENLNWDVMLALEFKDRQSKIISSILNSCDAGLKLLENELSKCTMSD